In Chitinivibrio alkaliphilus ACht1, one DNA window encodes the following:
- a CDS encoding NfeD family protein, with protein sequence MICGKVLLILVAAAWGVVAHVHHVTLTGMVDHSMEHLVTRALSQVEPEDTLLLTVDSDGGRIDAALSIADALHTAPAYTLAYVQHRALSAAALISLACDSFAMTDGSTIGDSAPVMMSQEGPQTLGEKIQSPLRAKMRAYAEHSGYPPLLAEAMVTENLRVYHLSYNDTHTFLSGAQYDRLDREEQNRAELIVDETQLLTLTDREAYSFGFSLGSYASFSEFLSRRDIHVSGEEFTPSWSERLASRIAAFAPVLMALAMAALFIESRSPGIGIPGAVGAVLLLIVFSAQSLVGLAAHTELLIVVIGLTLLFVEAFILPGFGIAGILGLMSIAFAGVLSLQNFIIPDPELPWQEEIFLYNLSRMSYAFLVSLILVILFFKFVFPHVRRISSGIILESVMEGRNSDDTYATTLQSLVGKTGQVEQALRPTGTVRCGREIYDATSRGRYLDAGETVQIEGYSGRYLTVSPHVEDE encoded by the coding sequence ATGATCTGTGGTAAGGTGTTACTCATACTTGTTGCTGCAGCCTGGGGGGTAGTAGCACACGTGCATCATGTTACGCTCACGGGAATGGTAGATCACAGTATGGAGCATCTTGTTACGCGTGCTCTTTCTCAGGTTGAGCCGGAAGATACCCTTCTACTTACGGTGGATTCAGACGGTGGTCGTATTGATGCCGCCCTCAGTATCGCCGATGCTCTTCATACGGCTCCGGCATACACCCTTGCTTATGTACAACATCGAGCCCTCTCTGCGGCGGCTTTAATCTCCCTTGCCTGTGACTCCTTTGCCATGACAGACGGATCAACCATTGGAGATAGCGCTCCCGTGATGATGTCTCAGGAAGGCCCTCAGACCTTGGGAGAAAAAATACAATCTCCCCTGCGGGCCAAAATGCGGGCTTATGCGGAACATTCCGGATATCCTCCTCTTCTTGCCGAAGCCATGGTAACAGAGAATCTTCGTGTGTATCATCTCTCCTATAACGACACGCATACTTTCCTCTCAGGAGCACAGTATGATCGCCTTGATCGGGAAGAACAGAACCGAGCAGAGTTAATTGTTGATGAAACCCAGCTCTTAACCCTGACGGATCGTGAAGCCTACAGCTTCGGTTTTTCCTTGGGAAGCTACGCCTCGTTCTCAGAGTTTCTCTCCCGCAGAGATATCCATGTCTCGGGAGAAGAGTTTACGCCGTCATGGTCAGAACGACTGGCCTCTCGTATTGCCGCCTTTGCCCCTGTTCTCATGGCCCTTGCCATGGCAGCTCTCTTTATCGAGAGTCGTTCTCCGGGAATCGGTATTCCCGGTGCTGTGGGGGCGGTACTCCTTCTTATTGTGTTTAGTGCACAATCTCTCGTAGGACTTGCTGCACATACGGAACTGCTCATTGTTGTCATCGGTCTGACCCTGCTGTTTGTGGAGGCCTTTATCCTTCCCGGCTTTGGAATCGCGGGTATTTTGGGGCTTATGAGTATCGCCTTTGCGGGGGTTCTTTCGTTACAGAATTTTATTATCCCCGATCCTGAACTTCCCTGGCAGGAAGAGATTTTTCTGTACAACCTGTCCCGTATGAGCTATGCCTTTTTGGTATCGCTCATCCTGGTCATTCTCTTTTTCAAATTTGTGTTTCCCCATGTTCGGCGTATTTCCTCGGGAATTATCCTTGAATCGGTGATGGAGGGGCGCAATAGTGATGATACCTATGCCACAACCCTTCAGTCTCTGGTGGGAAAAACAGGGCAGGTAGAACAGGCTCTTCGTCCCACCGGGACGGTTCGGTGCGGGAGGGAGATCTACGATGCCACGTCCCGCGGAAGATATCTTGATGCGGGAGAGACGGTGCAGATTGAGGGGTATTCCGGACGGTATCTTACGGTTTCACCACATGTAGAGGATGAGTGA
- a CDS encoding NfeD family protein: protein MVYVVIFLCQVGASLLIIAEMLIPSFGLLTLSSAGLFFYSYFLLHSTNPSFTPVLVLVNLFSIPAVIVYATTLIGSSPAALRRRLEGAATFGKETAVSPGDHGVAQTALRPVGKARFKGGYYDVISREGLLPKGTPVVVYSVKSAKIVVIKDSV from the coding sequence ATGGTGTATGTGGTCATATTTCTCTGCCAAGTTGGAGCATCCCTGCTTATTATTGCGGAGATGCTGATTCCTTCCTTTGGTTTATTGACCCTTTCTTCGGCGGGGCTTTTCTTCTACTCCTACTTTCTCTTGCATAGCACGAACCCCTCCTTCACTCCCGTATTGGTATTGGTGAATCTTTTTTCCATACCGGCTGTAATCGTCTATGCCACCACCTTGATAGGAAGCTCTCCCGCTGCCCTACGACGGCGCTTGGAGGGGGCGGCAACCTTTGGTAAGGAAACCGCTGTTTCACCGGGAGACCACGGGGTTGCACAAACCGCCCTGCGGCCTGTAGGCAAGGCTCGTTTCAAAGGTGGATACTACGATGTTATTTCACGGGAAGGGTTACTTCCCAAGGGCACGCCGGTTGTTGTATATTCTGTAAAGAGCGCAAAAATTGTTGTGATAAAAGATAGTGTTTAA